One Kribbella sp. NBC_00662 genomic region harbors:
- a CDS encoding FAD-dependent monooxygenase yields the protein MITTDVLIVGSGPAGGAASLFLSTYGVDNIVLTRYGWTANTPRAHITNQRTIELMRDMGIEDQIVDNGTAHELMGQTAFCTSLAGEEIGRIRTWGTHPRRLADYTEASPCLPCDLPQTLFEPILVSTAASRGAQLRFNTEYLSLEQDDDGVTATVRDRLSDTTYQIRAKYLIGADGGRSKVAQDIGLPMAGAMDIEGSMNIVFEADLSRYVAHRPSVLYWVLQPGAQIGGIGAGLVRMVRPWSEWLIVWGYDISQPAPVVDEAMATEIVHNLVGDDTIDVKLKSTSVWSVNHMYAEKTSKGRVFCMGDAIHRHPPSNGLGSNTSIQDAYNLAWKLALVLKGQAAPELLQTYDTERAPIAKQIVDRANKSRNQFGQIFRALGMTPDAPAGRTIESRKDDTPEGAAQREELRQAIELKDYEFNAHGVELGQRYTSSAVLEDGTPEPPYERDHELYYHPTTWPGARIPHCWLTRGTDTVSTLDVVGKGRFTLLTGIGGDAWVKAAQSVSEHLGVPIEPYVIGPGRELDDLYGDWARVREIPDEGCLLVRPDAHIAYRSFEQPDDPTGALTQAISAVLGRR from the coding sequence GTGATCACGACAGACGTCCTCATCGTCGGCAGCGGCCCCGCCGGCGGCGCCGCCTCGCTCTTCCTGTCCACGTACGGCGTCGACAACATCGTCCTGACCCGGTACGGCTGGACCGCGAACACGCCCCGCGCGCACATCACCAACCAGCGCACGATCGAACTCATGCGCGACATGGGCATCGAGGACCAGATCGTCGACAACGGGACAGCCCACGAGTTGATGGGGCAGACCGCGTTCTGCACCAGCCTCGCGGGTGAGGAGATCGGCCGGATCCGCACCTGGGGTACGCACCCGCGTCGGCTCGCCGACTACACCGAGGCGAGCCCGTGTCTGCCCTGCGACCTCCCGCAGACGCTCTTCGAACCGATCCTCGTCAGTACGGCGGCCAGCCGTGGCGCCCAGCTCCGCTTCAACACGGAGTACCTGTCGCTCGAGCAGGACGACGACGGTGTCACCGCGACGGTCCGCGATCGACTCAGCGACACGACGTACCAGATCCGGGCCAAGTACCTGATCGGCGCGGACGGCGGCCGGAGCAAGGTTGCCCAGGACATCGGTCTGCCGATGGCCGGCGCGATGGACATCGAGGGTTCGATGAACATCGTCTTCGAGGCCGACCTCAGCCGGTACGTCGCTCATCGCCCGAGCGTCCTGTACTGGGTCCTCCAGCCGGGCGCGCAGATCGGCGGGATCGGCGCAGGCCTGGTCCGCATGGTCCGCCCGTGGAGCGAATGGCTGATCGTCTGGGGTTACGACATCTCCCAGCCCGCGCCGGTGGTCGACGAGGCGATGGCGACCGAGATCGTGCACAACCTGGTCGGCGACGACACCATCGACGTGAAGCTGAAGAGCACGTCGGTCTGGAGCGTCAACCACATGTACGCCGAGAAGACGTCCAAGGGCCGTGTGTTCTGTATGGGCGACGCGATCCACCGGCACCCGCCGAGCAACGGACTGGGCTCGAACACCTCGATCCAGGACGCGTACAACCTCGCCTGGAAGCTGGCCCTCGTCCTGAAAGGACAGGCCGCGCCCGAGCTTCTCCAGACGTACGACACGGAGCGCGCGCCGATCGCGAAGCAGATCGTTGACCGCGCCAACAAGAGCCGCAACCAGTTCGGGCAGATCTTCCGCGCACTCGGCATGACCCCGGACGCGCCGGCCGGACGGACGATCGAGTCCCGTAAGGACGACACTCCCGAAGGCGCCGCACAGCGCGAGGAGCTGCGGCAGGCGATCGAGCTCAAGGACTACGAGTTCAACGCGCACGGTGTCGAGCTCGGCCAGCGCTACACGTCATCCGCCGTGCTCGAGGACGGTACGCCGGAGCCGCCGTACGAGCGGGACCACGAGCTGTACTACCACCCGACGACCTGGCCGGGCGCCCGGATCCCGCACTGCTGGCTCACCCGCGGCACCGACACCGTCAGCACACTCGACGTGGTCGGCAAGGGCCGGTTCACGCTGCTCACCGGCATCGGTGGCGACGCGTGGGTGAAGGCGGCGCAGTCGGTGTCCGAGCACCTCGGCGTACCGATCGAGCCCTACGTGATCGGGCCCGGTCGTGAGCTGGACGATCTGTACGGCGACTGGGCGCGGGTGCGCGAGATCCCGGACGAGGGCTGTCTGCTCGTTCGTCCGGACGCGCACATCGCCTACCGTTCGTTCGAACAGCCCGACGACCCGACGGGGGCGCTGACGCAGGCGATCAGCGCGGTACTAGGCCGCCGATGA
- a CDS encoding alpha-amylase family protein, translating into MWADHAIWWQIYPLGFTADQPAHRLAHVENWLDYAIELGCNGLLLGPIFASETHGYDTIDHFRIDPRLGDDADFDRLVTKAHDRGLRIALDGVFNHVARSFVHPEWFRDDGATFEGHEHLVTLDHGNPAVAQYVGDVLRHWLDRGVNAWRLDAAYAVPPEFWRNVLPRDRDAWYFGEVIHGDYAGYVEKSGLDSVTQYELWKAIWSSLNDGNFFELSYALGRHNALLDTFVPQTFVGNHDVTRIATRLEDSRHLGHAVAILFTVGGVPSVYYGDEQAFRGLKEDRIGGDDAIRPAFPDTPDGLASYGWPTYRLHQDLIGLRRRHSWLTHARTVVEHVTNQTIALRARHGDEWVLLLLNVSDSDAEFPLEDAAVVPPHSWKFLTHP; encoded by the coding sequence ATGTGGGCTGACCACGCGATCTGGTGGCAGATCTACCCGCTCGGCTTCACGGCCGACCAACCCGCGCATCGCCTGGCCCACGTGGAGAACTGGCTCGACTACGCGATCGAACTGGGCTGCAACGGACTCCTGCTCGGTCCGATCTTCGCGTCCGAGACACACGGCTACGACACGATCGACCACTTCCGCATCGACCCGCGTCTGGGCGACGACGCCGACTTCGACCGCTTGGTCACCAAGGCGCACGACCGTGGGCTGCGCATCGCTCTCGACGGCGTCTTCAACCACGTGGCCCGCTCCTTCGTCCACCCGGAGTGGTTCCGCGACGACGGCGCTACCTTCGAGGGCCATGAGCACCTGGTTACCCTCGACCACGGCAACCCCGCAGTCGCGCAGTACGTCGGCGACGTACTGCGTCATTGGCTCGATCGGGGCGTGAACGCCTGGCGCCTCGACGCGGCGTACGCCGTCCCGCCCGAGTTCTGGCGCAACGTGCTGCCCCGGGACCGGGACGCGTGGTACTTCGGTGAGGTCATCCACGGCGACTACGCCGGGTACGTCGAGAAGAGCGGGCTCGACTCGGTCACGCAGTACGAACTGTGGAAGGCGATCTGGAGCTCGCTCAACGACGGCAACTTCTTCGAGCTCTCGTATGCGCTGGGCCGGCACAACGCGCTGCTCGACACCTTCGTCCCGCAGACGTTCGTCGGCAACCACGACGTCACGCGCATCGCGACCCGTCTCGAGGACTCGCGGCATCTCGGTCACGCTGTGGCGATCTTGTTCACGGTCGGCGGTGTGCCGAGCGTCTACTACGGGGACGAGCAGGCGTTCCGTGGTCTGAAGGAGGATCGCATCGGCGGCGATGATGCGATCCGGCCGGCGTTCCCGGACACGCCTGACGGATTGGCGTCGTACGGCTGGCCGACGTACCGCCTGCACCAGGACCTGATCGGGTTGCGGCGACGTCATTCCTGGCTCACGCACGCCCGGACCGTGGTCGAGCACGTGACCAACCAGACGATCGCCCTGCGGGCTCGGCACGGCGACGAATGGGTGCTGCTCCTGCTCAACGTGTCGGACTCCGACGCTGAGTTCCCGCTCGAGGATGCGGCGGTCGTCCCGCCGCACAGCTGGAAATTCTTGACACATCCGTAA
- a CDS encoding FUSC family protein, with the protein MSVHLIHWSRDTPVVPAQLVTAALAMAAPITYGVTTNHLAHASFAALGALAVPAIRRSAGAQVGLGGVVTVAALLGASLGGREWIGAAGVVLLAAGAAVVGGFSRWMADATTRFVTFLVMATGFGGADPWEAARWFVVGVVWAIVLGSFASASAEAARPTYRQLWRRWRGKLGEFEGWRYAVQLVSALAVAEVIGVLWHQEKGYWIALAVVIVVRRRGGSLLRATQRCAGTCAGVLIGGLLILWAPPSWAIVAIVSVLAGLRPLLKERNYAAYATVMTPLVVLLMDLGRTPELSTVGYRLIDTVIGCLIAIVPTLLLRRRHVG; encoded by the coding sequence ATGAGCGTCCATCTCATCCACTGGTCGCGGGACACGCCAGTCGTTCCGGCTCAGTTGGTCACCGCGGCTCTCGCGATGGCCGCTCCCATCACGTACGGCGTGACCACCAACCACCTGGCGCACGCCTCCTTCGCGGCGCTCGGTGCGCTGGCCGTTCCGGCCATTCGCAGGTCGGCTGGAGCCCAGGTCGGCCTGGGCGGTGTGGTGACGGTGGCTGCGTTGCTTGGGGCCTCGCTCGGTGGGCGGGAGTGGATCGGCGCCGCGGGCGTGGTGTTGTTGGCTGCGGGTGCCGCCGTTGTGGGCGGGTTCAGCCGGTGGATGGCCGATGCGACGACGCGGTTCGTCACGTTCCTCGTGATGGCGACCGGGTTCGGTGGGGCGGATCCGTGGGAGGCGGCTCGGTGGTTCGTGGTCGGGGTCGTGTGGGCGATCGTGCTCGGGTCGTTCGCGTCAGCGAGTGCTGAGGCCGCGCGTCCGACGTACCGGCAGTTGTGGCGACGTTGGCGCGGGAAGCTGGGGGAGTTCGAGGGCTGGCGGTACGCCGTGCAGCTGGTGTCTGCGCTCGCGGTCGCGGAGGTGATCGGCGTGCTGTGGCATCAGGAGAAGGGGTACTGGATCGCGCTCGCGGTGGTGATCGTCGTACGGCGCCGTGGCGGATCGTTGCTCCGGGCAACACAACGCTGCGCCGGGACCTGCGCCGGCGTGCTGATCGGCGGCCTGCTCATCCTGTGGGCGCCCCCGTCGTGGGCGATCGTGGCGATCGTCAGCGTTCTCGCCGGACTGCGACCGTTGCTGAAGGAACGGAACTACGCTGCTTATGCCACCGTCATGACCCCGCTGGTGGTCCTGCTGATGGACCTCGGCCGTACGCCGGAGCTGTCGACCGTCGGCTACCGGCTCATCGACACCGTGATCGGCTGCTTGATCGCGATCGTTCCGACTTTGCTGTTGAGGAGAAGACATGTGGGCTGA
- a CDS encoding MarR family winged helix-turn-helix transcriptional regulator, with translation MEAYDTAVALRRTSTRLALRLRAERTGDGLGSTGVAVLGQLHRRGALTASEIAAAERVQPQSLTRVLASLEEQGLIAREQDPHDRRRHTIELTDDGRELLREHMKSSDDWLAEAIETRLNPTERAVLQLAAGILDQLLDG, from the coding sequence GTGGAAGCTTATGATACCGCCGTCGCGCTCAGGCGGACGAGCACTCGGCTGGCGCTGCGGCTGCGGGCTGAGCGGACAGGTGACGGGCTGGGGAGTACGGGCGTTGCCGTGCTGGGACAGCTGCATCGGCGGGGCGCGCTGACGGCGAGCGAGATCGCGGCGGCCGAGCGGGTGCAGCCGCAGTCCCTGACGCGGGTGCTGGCGAGTCTCGAGGAGCAGGGGCTGATCGCGCGCGAGCAGGACCCGCACGATCGCCGCCGGCACACGATCGAGCTGACCGACGACGGTCGGGAGCTGCTTCGCGAGCACATGAAGAGCTCGGACGACTGGCTGGCCGAAGCCATCGAAACCCGGCTCAACCCGACCGAGCGGGCGGTCCTTCAGTTGGCCGCGGGGATCCTCGATCAGCTGCTCGACGGCTGA
- a CDS encoding TrmH family RNA methyltransferase: protein MVGPSEVGVGPWVGDLPDDPRLDPELLAEGDRRNVVDKYRYWKLEAIVEDLDRQRNPFHVAIENWQHDLNIGSVVRTANAFLAAEVHIVGNRKWNRRGAMVTDRYQHVRHQPTLADLASYADSSGLPVIGIDNLPGSVPLETYDLPRGCILLFGQEGPGLTEDAHAICTAVLSIAQFGSTRSINASAAAAIAMHAWIRRHTFGQPSSS, encoded by the coding sequence ATGGTCGGGCCGAGTGAGGTCGGTGTCGGACCGTGGGTGGGCGATCTGCCGGACGACCCGCGGCTCGATCCCGAGCTGCTGGCCGAGGGTGACCGGCGCAACGTCGTCGACAAGTACCGGTACTGGAAGCTCGAGGCGATCGTCGAGGACCTGGACCGGCAGCGGAACCCGTTCCACGTCGCGATCGAGAACTGGCAGCACGACCTGAACATCGGCTCGGTCGTCCGGACAGCGAACGCTTTCCTCGCTGCGGAGGTCCATATCGTCGGCAACCGGAAGTGGAACCGCCGCGGCGCGATGGTCACCGACCGCTACCAACACGTCCGCCACCAGCCGACACTGGCCGACCTGGCCTCGTACGCCGACTCCTCGGGCCTCCCGGTCATCGGGATCGACAACTTGCCCGGATCGGTCCCGTTGGAGACCTACGACCTACCGCGCGGCTGCATTCTGCTCTTCGGTCAGGAGGGGCCCGGGCTGACCGAGGATGCCCACGCGATCTGCACAGCCGTCCTCTCGATCGCACAGTTCGGCTCGACCCGCTCGATCAACGCCAGCGCTGCTGCCGCGATCGCGATGCACGCCTGGATCCGCCGTCACACCTTCGGTCAGCCGTCGAGCAGCTGA
- a CDS encoding DedA family protein, producing MLPLVAMLMPNWMDPEYLLNWMGNWALWGTLIVVFIECGVLFPILPGDSLLFAVGLFIARGTIDVPLWLACVLLTAAAFLGNVSGYYIGRFLGTSLFRNPNARFLKPKYIEQTHDFFERYGPRALVMARFVPIVRTFITIVAGAGRMDPRKFFLWTGVGAIIWAPGITLLGHALGNVQFIHDHLESALILLVLVSLIPMVVEYLLARRRNRNNSSGDAPKHAAPKHAVTNNHTE from the coding sequence GTGCTTCCTCTTGTCGCGATGCTGATGCCGAACTGGATGGACCCGGAGTACCTCCTGAACTGGATGGGTAACTGGGCCCTCTGGGGCACGCTGATTGTGGTGTTCATCGAGTGCGGGGTGTTGTTCCCGATCCTGCCCGGTGACTCGCTGCTGTTCGCGGTCGGCCTGTTCATCGCGCGCGGCACGATCGACGTACCGCTGTGGCTGGCCTGCGTCCTGCTGACCGCCGCCGCATTCCTCGGCAACGTCTCCGGCTACTACATCGGCCGATTCCTCGGTACGTCGCTGTTCCGCAACCCGAACGCCCGGTTCCTGAAACCGAAGTACATCGAGCAAACGCACGATTTCTTCGAGCGGTACGGCCCGCGCGCGCTGGTGATGGCCCGCTTCGTCCCGATCGTCCGCACGTTCATCACGATCGTCGCCGGCGCCGGGCGGATGGACCCGCGCAAGTTCTTCCTCTGGACCGGTGTGGGCGCGATCATCTGGGCCCCCGGCATCACGCTGCTCGGCCACGCGCTCGGCAACGTGCAGTTCATCCACGACCATCTCGAGTCGGCGCTGATCCTGCTCGTGCTGGTCTCACTGATCCCGATGGTCGTCGAGTACCTGCTCGCCAGGCGCCGCAACCGCAACAACAGCTCGGGCGACGCACCGAAGCACGCCGCCCCGAAACACGCGGTCACCAACAATCACACCGAATGA
- a CDS encoding BTAD domain-containing putative transcriptional regulator, giving the protein MDSLRYGILGPLRLVHVQGQPLKAAKPRQLLATLLLHPNRFVSTDLIADALWESSPPRSATANIRTYVRALRGVLQDAGLPAPIDTSAAGYSIEVGVDELDASLFESLLAEGGHLRDAGDGRQAMQVLSRAYSLWRGRPLDDLPMPAAWEGSIARLEAQHRSLVDNLLDLRLEYGDASGAAVLLSARLADDPYDEQLWRRLVDALLAAGRVGEARAAYQKAVQTLADELDIKPGPELEAAGARAENGRSANWPNPGIPADRTAERPEPAAQPGPMAAPELTDPVRPPSQLPLDLADFSGRQDHLEQLRDLVCGRDPVRPPIAVISGAPGTGKTSLAVRLGHLVREHFPDGQIYLDMHGATQPRDPAAALTDLLLSLNLPDFAIPTDPERRSAMLRSELASRRVLIILDDVAAAGQVTPLMPGTGASAVVVTSRNRLMDLAGADSMPLDTFDDREAAVLLSSVAGSGRIDATSPEAEEILTACANLPLAIRIVGSRLAQRPDLSARELARRLRDETSRLDELSIGELAVRTSADLSYDALSPEEARLYRLIGHFAVGVFSARALEAVASPAAVRRSLDRLIEVNLVRISSVDQRGTARYRVHDLLRLHALGVGDDEQKAQAVRDVETVVEAILNKIRRANEALSFEYFGVLEHTGPLTAPDPSPFTEADAIAWLDSERSTFVPAIRAAAQNGLHDHAWRIAAAWGPYLDLRAGFDDWNGSHQQGLLSAIECGDRHGEAIMHRNLGQLAVYQDDWDTARRHFDAAAEAFAEVGDRLGEGVAAVGLGTWLRERGQRDEGLAQYEKAIEAFVEDGNANAEALARTAAANVYLVRGDLDTARGLLAQAFLIAVRRADAHREAKVRRRIAALRVNQGRHDEAVRQLRKALAIFDGMGDDHCAAYTRALLGQALMERGEVAAARKTLLDAIDIGHRLGDRSVEGQAAQHLGELYLSTGSLDNARRTLERAARVWQQAGNDAAANTCRRLLAGSETGVAAG; this is encoded by the coding sequence GTGGACAGTCTGAGGTACGGGATCCTCGGACCTCTGCGCCTCGTCCACGTCCAGGGCCAGCCGCTGAAGGCCGCCAAACCGCGCCAGCTGCTGGCAACTCTGCTGCTGCACCCGAACCGGTTCGTCTCGACCGATCTGATCGCTGACGCGCTCTGGGAGAGCAGTCCGCCGCGTTCGGCCACCGCGAACATCCGGACCTATGTCCGCGCGCTGCGTGGTGTGCTGCAGGACGCCGGGCTGCCCGCACCCATCGACACCTCCGCCGCGGGCTACAGCATCGAGGTGGGCGTCGACGAGCTCGACGCCAGCCTGTTCGAGTCTCTGCTGGCCGAGGGCGGCCACCTGCGAGACGCCGGCGACGGGCGGCAGGCGATGCAGGTCCTGTCCCGTGCGTACTCGCTCTGGCGCGGTCGTCCGCTCGACGACCTGCCGATGCCCGCGGCGTGGGAGGGCTCGATCGCCCGCCTGGAGGCGCAGCACCGCAGCTTGGTCGACAACCTCCTGGACCTGCGGCTCGAGTACGGCGACGCGAGCGGCGCGGCAGTACTGCTCAGCGCCCGTCTCGCCGACGACCCGTACGACGAGCAGCTCTGGCGACGGCTGGTCGATGCGCTGCTCGCGGCCGGCCGGGTCGGTGAGGCGCGGGCGGCGTACCAGAAGGCAGTGCAGACGCTGGCCGACGAGCTCGACATCAAGCCCGGTCCGGAGCTGGAGGCGGCCGGTGCGCGTGCCGAGAACGGCCGCTCGGCCAACTGGCCCAACCCAGGCATCCCCGCAGACCGTACGGCGGAGCGCCCCGAACCGGCCGCACAACCCGGACCGATGGCCGCGCCTGAGCTGACCGACCCGGTCCGGCCGCCGAGTCAGCTCCCGCTCGACCTGGCTGACTTCAGCGGACGGCAGGACCACCTCGAGCAGCTGCGGGACCTGGTCTGCGGACGGGACCCGGTGCGGCCGCCGATCGCGGTCATCTCGGGAGCGCCGGGGACCGGGAAGACCTCACTGGCCGTTCGGCTGGGCCATCTGGTCCGGGAACACTTCCCGGACGGGCAGATCTACCTGGACATGCACGGCGCCACCCAGCCCCGGGATCCGGCCGCCGCACTCACCGATCTGCTGCTGAGCCTGAACCTGCCGGACTTCGCGATCCCGACCGATCCGGAGCGACGGTCCGCGATGCTGCGGTCCGAGCTGGCGAGCCGTCGGGTGCTGATCATCCTCGACGACGTGGCCGCGGCCGGTCAGGTCACTCCGCTGATGCCGGGCACCGGTGCATCGGCGGTCGTGGTCACGAGTCGCAACCGGCTGATGGACCTGGCCGGGGCAGACAGCATGCCGCTCGACACGTTCGACGACCGGGAGGCCGCCGTACTGCTGTCGTCGGTTGCCGGGTCCGGTCGGATCGACGCGACCTCTCCGGAAGCCGAGGAGATCCTGACCGCGTGCGCGAACCTGCCGCTCGCGATCCGGATCGTCGGCAGCCGACTGGCGCAGCGTCCTGATCTGAGCGCGCGTGAGCTCGCGCGGCGGTTGCGGGACGAGACCTCGCGGCTGGACGAGTTGAGCATCGGTGAGCTCGCCGTGCGGACCAGTGCGGACCTGAGCTACGACGCCCTCAGCCCGGAAGAGGCTCGGTTGTACCGGCTGATCGGCCACTTCGCGGTCGGTGTCTTCTCCGCCCGTGCATTGGAGGCAGTCGCGTCGCCGGCCGCGGTACGGCGAAGTCTGGACCGGCTGATCGAGGTCAACCTGGTCCGGATCAGCTCGGTCGACCAACGCGGTACGGCGCGTTATCGCGTCCACGATCTGCTGCGGCTGCACGCGCTCGGCGTCGGCGATGACGAGCAGAAGGCGCAGGCGGTCCGGGACGTGGAGACCGTCGTCGAGGCGATCCTGAACAAGATCCGCCGCGCCAACGAGGCCTTGTCCTTCGAGTACTTCGGCGTCCTCGAGCACACCGGACCACTGACGGCTCCGGATCCGTCCCCGTTCACCGAGGCCGACGCGATCGCGTGGCTGGACAGTGAACGCAGTACGTTCGTGCCGGCGATCCGGGCCGCCGCGCAGAACGGGCTGCACGACCACGCGTGGCGGATCGCGGCGGCATGGGGTCCGTACCTCGATCTGCGGGCCGGCTTCGACGACTGGAACGGTTCGCACCAACAGGGTTTGTTGAGTGCGATCGAGTGCGGCGATCGGCACGGCGAAGCGATCATGCACCGCAACCTCGGCCAGCTCGCCGTCTACCAGGACGACTGGGATACGGCGCGACGGCACTTCGACGCGGCCGCGGAGGCGTTCGCCGAGGTGGGCGACCGGCTCGGCGAGGGCGTGGCGGCGGTCGGGCTCGGCACCTGGCTGCGGGAACGCGGGCAGCGCGACGAAGGACTCGCGCAGTACGAGAAGGCGATCGAGGCGTTCGTCGAGGACGGCAACGCGAATGCCGAGGCGCTGGCTCGGACCGCGGCCGCGAACGTGTACCTGGTCCGCGGCGATCTGGATACCGCGCGAGGCCTTCTGGCGCAGGCGTTCCTGATCGCCGTACGCCGGGCCGACGCGCACCGCGAGGCCAAGGTACGACGCCGGATCGCGGCGCTCCGGGTCAATCAAGGCCGGCACGACGAGGCCGTGCGGCAGCTGCGTAAGGCACTGGCGATCTTCGACGGAATGGGTGACGACCACTGCGCGGCGTACACCCGGGCTCTTCTGGGGCAGGCGTTGATGGAGCGCGGTGAGGTTGCCGCGGCGCGGAAGACCCTGCTGGACGCGATCGACATCGGCCACCGGCTGGGTGATCGCAGCGTCGAGGGCCAGGCGGCGCAGCACCTCGGCGAGCTGTACCTGTCCACGGGCAGCCTCGACAACGCCCGCCGTACGCTCGAACGCGCCGCGCGCGTGTGGCAACAGGCAGGCAACGACGCCGCTGCGAACACCTGCCGACGGCTGCTCGCCGGGTCTGAAACCGGGGTTGCGGCCGGCTGA
- a CDS encoding LemA family protein, producing MVWVIIVIVAVIVVLAIMLITSYNRFVKQRNLIQESWRQIDVELHRRYDLIPNLVETVRAYAAHERHVFEEVARLRTQAVNVQGATPEQRAAAEGQLSGALRQMMISVEAYPQLQSNQNFLGLQRELTDTEDRIAAGRRFYNANVGDYNTRIEAFPSNLIAGAFKFEKAGYFEVKDEQVRAVPQVSFGTIGSVAGEQAPPQMQPGAPSSGQIHPQMPGDQGNYQSPPQPIPGGYQQPPAQPGQYPAPGQYQGQGEPPVGGPPAGSPAPQDGQPPFTGGQ from the coding sequence ATGGTTTGGGTCATCATCGTGATCGTCGCGGTGATCGTCGTTCTGGCGATCATGCTGATCACGTCGTACAACCGGTTCGTCAAGCAGCGGAACCTGATCCAGGAGTCCTGGCGGCAGATCGACGTCGAGCTGCACCGCCGGTACGACCTGATCCCGAACCTGGTCGAGACCGTCCGCGCCTACGCCGCGCACGAGCGGCACGTGTTCGAGGAGGTCGCCCGGCTGCGCACCCAGGCAGTGAACGTGCAGGGCGCGACCCCGGAGCAGCGGGCCGCCGCGGAGGGTCAGCTGTCCGGCGCGCTGCGTCAGATGATGATCTCGGTCGAGGCCTACCCGCAGCTGCAGTCGAACCAGAACTTCCTCGGCCTGCAGCGCGAGCTGACCGACACCGAGGACCGGATCGCGGCCGGCCGCCGCTTCTACAACGCGAACGTCGGCGACTACAACACCCGGATCGAGGCGTTCCCGTCGAACCTGATCGCCGGCGCCTTCAAGTTCGAGAAGGCCGGGTACTTCGAGGTCAAGGACGAGCAGGTCCGCGCCGTACCGCAGGTGTCGTTCGGCACGATCGGGTCGGTGGCCGGTGAGCAGGCGCCGCCGCAGATGCAGCCGGGCGCGCCGTCGTCGGGGCAGATCCACCCTCAGATGCCCGGTGACCAGGGCAACTACCAGTCGCCGCCGCAGCCGATCCCGGGCGGCTACCAGCAGCCGCCGGCCCAGCCCGGTCAGTACCCCGCGCCCGGTCAGTACCAAGGGCAGGGAGAGCCACCGGTGGGCGGGCCGCCTGCGGGTTCCCCCGCACCGCAGGACGGTCAGCCGCCATTCACCGGTGGCCAGTAG
- a CDS encoding DUF3137 domain-containing protein produces MQASTLLLVGVAVVVGVGLAYFNYYRAKKRREQFTGLAAQQGWSYVPSNPSLAGQWSGTPFQTGDNWHVRNVLSGPFNGRPMVAFDYSYQTHTTNGRGQRRTTTHRFGVVVMQLPGALPHLEVTHEGIFGGAVANAFGFRDIQFESEQFNRAFRVKADDERFGHAVVTPRMMELLLARGEIAWRTEGNSLVGWAKGDHDPSQLISRLGLLQQVIDNVPPYVWRDYAGIDPRVQ; encoded by the coding sequence ATGCAGGCCAGCACCCTCCTGCTCGTCGGGGTGGCCGTCGTGGTCGGCGTCGGTCTCGCCTACTTCAACTACTACCGGGCGAAGAAGCGCCGCGAGCAGTTCACCGGCCTGGCGGCCCAGCAGGGCTGGTCGTACGTGCCGTCCAACCCCTCGCTGGCCGGCCAGTGGTCGGGTACGCCGTTCCAGACCGGCGACAACTGGCATGTCAGGAACGTTCTGTCCGGGCCGTTCAACGGGCGCCCGATGGTTGCCTTCGACTACAGCTACCAGACCCACACGACCAACGGGCGGGGGCAGCGGCGGACCACCACGCACCGCTTCGGGGTTGTCGTGATGCAGCTCCCGGGCGCGCTCCCGCATCTCGAGGTGACGCACGAGGGGATCTTCGGCGGCGCGGTGGCGAACGCGTTCGGCTTTCGCGACATCCAGTTCGAGAGCGAGCAGTTCAACCGGGCGTTCCGGGTCAAGGCCGACGACGAGCGATTCGGGCATGCCGTGGTCACCCCGCGGATGATGGAGCTGCTGCTCGCCCGCGGTGAGATCGCCTGGCGCACCGAGGGGAACTCGCTGGTCGGCTGGGCCAAGGGCGACCACGACCCGAGCCAGCTGATCAGCCGCCTCGGGCTCCTCCAGCAGGTGATCGACAACGTCCCGCCGTACGTCTGGCGCGACTACGCCGGAATCGACCCCCGCGTTCAGTAA
- the pyrE gene encoding orotate phosphoribosyltransferase, with the protein MSYDRDGLLEQVKSKAIVHGRVTLASGKEADYYVDLRRITLDAAAAPLIGPAMLELTKDLEYDAVGGLTLGADPVAMSMLHAAAQQGRTLDAFVVRKAEKTHGLQRRIEGPDVKGRRVLAVEDTSTTGGSVLTAVEALREAGAEVVAVAVIVDRATGAQERVEAEGLEYRSVFGLEDLGLN; encoded by the coding sequence ATGAGCTACGACCGGGACGGACTGCTGGAGCAGGTCAAAAGCAAGGCGATCGTGCACGGCCGGGTGACGCTGGCGTCGGGGAAGGAAGCCGACTACTACGTCGACCTGCGGCGGATCACACTGGACGCGGCCGCGGCGCCGCTGATCGGCCCGGCGATGCTCGAGCTGACCAAGGACCTGGAGTACGACGCGGTCGGCGGGCTCACGCTCGGCGCCGACCCGGTCGCGATGTCGATGCTGCACGCCGCTGCCCAGCAGGGCCGCACGCTCGACGCGTTCGTCGTACGCAAAGCAGAGAAGACGCACGGTCTGCAGCGGCGGATCGAGGGACCGGACGTGAAGGGCCGCCGGGTGCTCGCGGTCGAGGACACCTCGACGACCGGGGGATCGGTGCTGACCGCGGTCGAGGCGCTGCGTGAGGCCGGAGCCGAGGTCGTCGCGGTCGCGGTGATCGTGGATCGGGCGACCGGCGCGCAGGAGCGGGTCGAGGCGGAAGGCCTGGAGTACCGGTCCGTGTTCGGGCTCGAGGACCTTGGGCTGAACTGA